The Haladaptatus cibarius D43 genome window below encodes:
- a CDS encoding DUF7503 family protein, with translation MATKNSIGEFVAQHPRLLGVLFALSTLLVQAGSVIADGANSGP, from the coding sequence ATGGCGACAAAAAACTCGATTGGGGAATTCGTTGCACAGCATCCACGACTACTCGGCGTCCTGTTCGCACTTAGCACGTTGTTGGTTCAAGCAGGGAGTGTGATTGCAGATGGTGCAAATAGCGGCCCGTAG
- a CDS encoding CHAT domain-containing protein: protein MEFRRHPERDGLDVYDPIENVRFALYTSGSVQPTAVSTKRFYFPVDAAVAVKTVTLCVPKLLPVTIRTQDGEMVAETSDGNNRSVEPGTYLIELSTAPMKLYLGVESGFRLKQRDGAVVLDFGAETSVRVGARSYHDRPAGTITVTDDVEDVMRALSLSGSALKTTSPERSFPTLRGHPPLIKRAEQFDAPDGLVRPDTGVSLVVPPDREHVFPLASLAYYLGGEVVPETGTRPRLVADEFEHELTAGDSYENAVNRVLRQTFFLDCLTRTEGYYQVDLHEREQVEPLVDLDFSALYDAPLTARLAAYLSVPFETLEPYIPNWRLGVDLTPTVENAEYLPYLADNLALVRLPDSPNPNSVKPMSDAQSEFFRAPPSGVLARGTKGWDAVDDRDVFQVDSMPNVIEQAWAGPGFPLKVNKLDLSALERRVDRVPTSDTIDIHVVCNDDKMLDEDVVKELYGVREFLDFDVTAHYDLTQDELRELLARQSDFVHYIGHIDDRGFLCADGSLDAHTLTEVNATAFLLNACESYQQGYELIKKGSRGGVATLSPIGNPSATKLGKILARLLNCGFPLRAALSIARKQSVYGYQYTVLGDGGLSLVQCESGLPHHLKIKRVKNDRFEVVVNTYPTDIHGFGTHVNFHPDWSQERYIASAPLTTVNLSIEELKSWISYEVRPVEVENQLYWSDELQISDIN, encoded by the coding sequence TCGCTTCGCACTCTACACCTCCGGTTCCGTTCAGCCGACGGCAGTTTCGACCAAACGGTTCTACTTTCCGGTCGATGCCGCGGTTGCCGTCAAAACCGTGACGCTCTGCGTACCGAAACTGCTTCCCGTCACCATTCGAACGCAGGACGGGGAGATGGTGGCCGAAACCTCCGACGGCAACAACCGGAGCGTCGAACCCGGAACCTATCTCATCGAACTGAGTACGGCCCCGATGAAGCTGTACCTCGGCGTCGAAAGCGGATTCCGTCTCAAACAGCGCGACGGTGCGGTCGTCCTCGACTTCGGAGCCGAAACGTCCGTGCGTGTGGGTGCACGCTCCTACCACGACCGACCGGCGGGGACGATAACCGTTACCGACGACGTAGAGGACGTGATGCGCGCGCTTTCTCTCTCCGGGTCGGCGCTGAAAACGACGAGTCCGGAGCGCTCGTTTCCGACCCTGCGGGGACATCCGCCACTTATCAAGCGCGCGGAACAATTCGACGCGCCGGATGGGCTGGTTCGACCCGATACGGGTGTTTCACTTGTCGTCCCCCCAGACAGGGAACACGTCTTCCCGCTGGCCTCGCTCGCGTATTATCTCGGCGGGGAGGTCGTTCCGGAGACAGGAACTCGTCCGCGATTGGTCGCGGACGAGTTCGAGCACGAACTTACCGCTGGCGACAGCTACGAAAACGCGGTCAACCGCGTCCTTCGCCAGACGTTTTTCCTCGACTGTCTTACTCGAACCGAGGGATACTATCAAGTTGACTTGCACGAACGCGAGCAAGTCGAACCGCTCGTTGACCTCGACTTTTCTGCACTGTACGACGCGCCGTTGACGGCGCGTCTCGCCGCGTATCTATCGGTTCCGTTCGAAACGCTCGAACCGTACATCCCAAACTGGCGACTCGGCGTTGACCTCACACCGACGGTCGAAAACGCGGAATATCTCCCGTACCTCGCGGACAACCTCGCGCTCGTTCGGCTTCCCGACAGCCCGAATCCCAACTCGGTCAAACCCATGTCGGACGCTCAGAGCGAGTTCTTCCGCGCGCCGCCATCCGGCGTGCTGGCTCGCGGGACGAAGGGCTGGGACGCGGTGGACGACCGGGACGTGTTTCAGGTTGATTCGATGCCGAACGTCATCGAACAGGCGTGGGCCGGGCCGGGATTCCCTCTCAAGGTCAACAAACTCGATTTGTCCGCGCTTGAGCGACGAGTTGACCGCGTTCCGACCTCGGACACCATCGACATTCACGTCGTCTGTAACGACGACAAAATGCTGGACGAGGACGTGGTGAAGGAACTGTACGGCGTTCGGGAGTTCCTCGATTTCGACGTGACCGCCCACTACGACCTCACGCAGGACGAACTCCGGGAACTGCTCGCTCGGCAGTCCGATTTCGTCCACTACATCGGCCACATCGACGACCGCGGGTTTCTCTGCGCCGACGGGTCGCTCGACGCGCATACCCTCACGGAGGTCAACGCCACCGCATTCCTCCTGAACGCCTGTGAGTCCTACCAGCAGGGGTACGAACTCATCAAAAAGGGAAGTCGCGGCGGCGTCGCCACGCTTTCCCCCATCGGCAATCCGTCGGCGACGAAACTGGGCAAAATACTGGCTCGACTCCTAAACTGTGGTTTTCCTCTTCGCGCCGCGCTGTCGATTGCACGAAAGCAATCAGTGTACGGCTATCAGTATACTGTGCTCGGAGATGGTGGGTTGTCGTTAGTCCAGTGTGAGAGCGGACTACCACATCATCTCAAAATCAAGCGAGTTAAAAACGACCGGTTCGAGGTTGTGGTCAATACATACCCGACTGATATACACGGGTTTGGAACTCATGTTAATTTTCATCCCGATTGGTCGCAAGAACGGTATATCGCCTCGGCACCCCTAACAACAGTAAATCTATCTATAGAAGAACTTAAATCTTGGATTTCGTACGAAGTTAGACCGGTTGAAGTTGAAAATCAGCTTTACTGGAGCGACGAATTACAAATATCTGATATTAACTAG